A window of the Streptomyces albireticuli genome harbors these coding sequences:
- a CDS encoding wax ester/triacylglycerol synthase domain-containing protein: MIHLTGQAPSLDRLAAHLRQRLDRLPALSLTMRGQGTAAVWCSQSPELDHHLRVHEVPIGADIYDAVRELHHAPFTEGRPPWTMTLLHGHTPGHYAIVYLINHGLQDGGGIIRTLEVLFAHPAVDAASSSATVRTLCVPSRPSPRHYAQAAALLARSVKKSPLWPHPRYGYSTERVFHWAGVPTKLLRDLAGPFGGSSNDAFLATLARVASRWAVQRHPGYEGNRLPVTLAINNRRPAVVDLPGNRATGGRLDLPGHIEPLGQSLRSVVAATGLLKQAPCREAIRRLSENIPPSLLDRSFRSLLSPERAEVFSSHFAIRHELGFAGDPVHAIDPITVLPLGSPVSVLMISYQGQSRTVFVTDPALPDADRLHQEWRAEVVGES, from the coding sequence GTGATCCATCTGACCGGGCAGGCCCCCTCGCTGGACCGACTCGCCGCACACCTCCGACAGCGTCTGGACCGGCTTCCGGCCCTCTCGCTCACCATGCGGGGCCAGGGTACGGCTGCGGTCTGGTGCTCACAGAGCCCAGAGCTTGACCACCATCTCCGCGTACACGAAGTCCCCATCGGCGCGGACATCTACGACGCGGTCCGGGAACTGCATCACGCACCGTTCACCGAGGGCAGGCCACCTTGGACCATGACGTTGCTGCACGGACATACCCCGGGCCATTACGCCATCGTGTACCTGATCAATCACGGCCTGCAGGACGGCGGCGGGATCATACGCACCCTGGAGGTTCTCTTCGCCCACCCCGCGGTCGATGCCGCGTCGTCTTCCGCGACCGTACGCACCCTGTGTGTTCCATCGCGGCCCTCCCCGCGCCACTATGCCCAAGCGGCTGCGCTTCTGGCCCGGTCTGTGAAGAAGTCCCCTTTGTGGCCGCATCCCCGCTACGGGTATTCCACCGAGCGGGTCTTCCACTGGGCGGGGGTCCCGACCAAGCTGCTGCGTGACCTCGCGGGCCCTTTCGGAGGGAGCAGCAACGACGCCTTTCTGGCCACACTGGCACGTGTCGCGTCGCGATGGGCGGTCCAGCGTCACCCCGGCTACGAGGGGAACCGCTTGCCCGTGACGCTGGCGATCAACAATCGCCGCCCAGCGGTCGTCGATCTCCCCGGCAATCGTGCCACTGGAGGGCGGCTCGACCTACCCGGCCACATTGAGCCGCTCGGCCAGTCGCTTCGGTCGGTGGTCGCTGCTACCGGACTGCTGAAACAGGCCCCCTGCCGGGAGGCGATCCGCCGGCTGTCCGAGAACATCCCGCCTTCCCTCCTGGACAGGTCATTTCGTTCACTGCTGTCCCCCGAGCGGGCAGAGGTGTTCTCTTCCCACTTCGCGATCCGGCATGAGCTGGGTTTCGCGGGTGATCCGGTACACGCCATCGACCCCATCACCGTGCTGCCGCTCGGAAGTCCCGTCTCCGTTCTGATGATCAGCTATCAGGGACAGTCCCGAACCGTGTTCGTCACCGATCCGGCCCTCCCTGACGCCGACAGGCTTCATCAGGAGTGGCGCGCAGAGGTGGTGGGCGAATCATGA
- a CDS encoding cytochrome P450, which yields MTTTSDPGRWTVATAPGAVPVAGHALQLRKGPLAFLAGLPAHGDLVQVRIGPSRGFVVCHPDLVHQVLLNDRVFDKGGFFWDKVRLGVGNGLATCPYRDHRRQRRLLQPAFSRNRLRGYAPAMTEQINTLTGRWRDGEVIDVIAQMNTLTSHTTSRTLFIADCVAPAAAAVVEALPDFLHGIYRQMMMPALLNRLPTPANRRFDRARTRLRTSVTDAVHAYRQDGDQHEDLLSVLLAARDQDGSPLTDSEIYDQVISLLIGGTETTATTLAWALHLLATHPHIQQRLHAETSTLLGHRPATWDDLPRLELTGHVITETLRLYPAGWLFTRITSTDTELAGQPLPAGTTLICSPYLIQRRADTFPDPERFDPDRWRAGHAPHPPRQASIPFGAGARKCIGDTFAMTLAPLALATIIARWRVEPATDAPVRPSVTATLQPESLRLRLHQRTRT from the coding sequence GTGACCACTACCTCGGATCCGGGGAGGTGGACCGTGGCGACCGCGCCGGGAGCGGTGCCGGTGGCCGGGCATGCTCTCCAGCTGCGCAAGGGACCGCTGGCCTTCCTGGCCGGCCTGCCCGCCCATGGTGATCTGGTCCAGGTCCGGATCGGTCCCAGTCGGGGCTTTGTGGTGTGTCATCCCGATCTGGTCCATCAGGTCCTGCTGAACGACCGCGTCTTCGACAAGGGCGGCTTCTTCTGGGACAAGGTCCGGTTGGGTGTGGGCAACGGTCTGGCGACCTGCCCGTATCGTGACCATCGACGACAACGGCGGCTGTTGCAGCCGGCCTTCAGCCGGAACCGCCTGCGCGGCTACGCCCCCGCGATGACCGAGCAGATCAACACCCTGACCGGCCGGTGGCGCGACGGCGAAGTGATCGATGTGATCGCCCAGATGAACACGCTCACCAGCCACACGACGTCGCGCACCCTGTTCATCGCCGATTGCGTGGCCCCTGCCGCGGCGGCCGTCGTGGAGGCGCTGCCCGACTTCCTGCACGGCATCTACCGGCAGATGATGATGCCGGCGCTCCTGAACCGCCTGCCGACCCCGGCCAACCGCCGCTTCGACCGGGCCCGCACCCGGCTGCGTACCTCGGTGACTGACGCGGTCCACGCCTACCGGCAGGACGGCGACCAGCATGAGGACCTGCTGTCGGTGCTGCTGGCAGCACGCGACCAGGACGGCAGCCCGCTCACCGACAGCGAGATCTACGACCAGGTCATCAGCCTGCTCATCGGTGGGACCGAAACCACCGCCACCACCCTGGCGTGGGCGCTGCACCTGCTCGCCACCCACCCGCACATCCAGCAACGGCTCCACGCCGAGACCAGCACCCTGCTCGGCCACCGGCCCGCGACCTGGGACGACCTGCCCCGCCTGGAGCTGACCGGACACGTCATCACCGAAACCCTGCGCCTGTACCCGGCCGGCTGGCTCTTCACCCGCATCACCAGCACCGACACCGAACTGGCCGGACAACCACTTCCCGCCGGCACCACCCTGATCTGCAGCCCCTACCTCATCCAGCGCCGCGCGGATACATTCCCCGACCCCGAACGTTTCGACCCCGACCGGTGGCGAGCCGGCCACGCCCCCCACCCGCCGCGCCAAGCCAGCATCCCCTTCGGAGCCGGTGCCCGCAAATGCATCGGTGACACCTTCGCCATGACCCTGGCACCCCTGGCACTGGCCACCATCATCGCCCGCTGGCGGGTCGAGCCCGCCACCGACGCCCCCGTCCGCCCCTCCGTCACGGCCACCCTCCAGCCGGAGTCCCTCCGGCTACGTCTCCACCAGCGCACACGGACCTGA
- a CDS encoding polyprenyl synthetase family protein translates to MTAGAVELPGAAAVRGQVTVVLDGFLERKANAAAKLGMPAEVTECLRDFLAAGGKRLRPLLCVSGWQAAGGHGIPEGLIRTAASLEMFHAFCLIHDDIMDHSGSRRGAPTVHHRLARHHAPGRTVTAARHLGVSGAILVGDLALAWSDELLHTAGLTPSQLAAVLPLIHDMRSEVMYGQYLDVTAAGRPSADVERALRIVRYKTAKYTVERPLHIGAALAGAPLAVREALSAYALPVGEAFQLRDDLLGVFGAPEVTGKPSLDDLREGKHTVLVALALQRADAGRRSVLRTLLGAPCLDDAGGDRIRELLTATGARDAVEEMIGTLRAQALCALETAPFPPHATARLRKLADAATARAS, encoded by the coding sequence ATGACCGCGGGTGCCGTCGAGCTGCCGGGCGCGGCTGCCGTGCGCGGACAGGTCACCGTCGTGCTCGACGGTTTCCTGGAGCGCAAGGCCAATGCCGCCGCGAAGCTGGGGATGCCCGCCGAGGTGACCGAGTGTCTGCGTGATTTCCTGGCCGCCGGCGGGAAGCGGTTGCGGCCCCTGCTGTGTGTGAGCGGCTGGCAGGCCGCCGGCGGGCACGGTATCCCGGAGGGGCTGATCAGGACGGCGGCGTCACTGGAGATGTTCCACGCCTTCTGCCTCATCCACGACGACATCATGGACCACAGCGGCAGCCGCCGCGGCGCCCCCACCGTCCACCACCGCCTCGCCCGGCACCACGCGCCCGGCCGCACCGTCACCGCCGCCCGGCACCTCGGAGTCAGCGGAGCGATCCTCGTCGGCGACCTCGCCCTGGCCTGGTCCGATGAACTCCTGCACACCGCCGGCCTCACCCCCTCCCAGCTCGCCGCGGTCCTGCCGCTGATCCACGACATGCGCAGCGAAGTGATGTACGGCCAGTACCTGGACGTCACCGCCGCCGGCCGCCCCTCCGCGGATGTGGAGCGGGCGCTGCGCATCGTGCGGTACAAGACCGCCAAGTACACCGTGGAACGCCCCCTGCACATCGGTGCCGCCCTCGCCGGAGCCCCGCTCGCCGTGCGCGAGGCGCTGAGCGCCTACGCCCTGCCCGTCGGCGAGGCCTTCCAGCTGCGCGACGACCTCCTCGGCGTCTTCGGCGCCCCCGAAGTGACCGGGAAGCCGTCGCTGGACGATCTGCGCGAGGGCAAGCACACCGTCCTGGTCGCCCTCGCGCTCCAGCGCGCCGACGCCGGCCGGCGAAGCGTCCTGCGCACCCTGCTCGGCGCCCCCTGCCTGGATGACGCCGGGGGCGACCGTATCCGTGAGCTGCTCACCGCCACCGGCGCTCGGGACGCGGTGGAGGAAATGATCGGCACCCTCCGGGCACAGGCCCTGTGCGCGCTGGAGACCGCGCCCTTCCCACCCCATGCCACCGCCCGTCTGAGGAAGCTCGCCGATGCCGCCACCGCGAGGGCCTCATGA